In a single window of the Gossypium hirsutum isolate 1008001.06 chromosome A13, Gossypium_hirsutum_v2.1, whole genome shotgun sequence genome:
- the LOC107919339 gene encoding E3 ubiquitin-protein ligase RHA2A yields MCYYECEAWQMEGEDGEVVMQVEEDSSLCPVFSIEIFANIISDHGTIIQQLLLPQDQLTQASSTSWSAISSKLSQMEIPFGLHARVMLKIIECARSAMKKTQNKKRKNIPIIVTLGPAAATPSEDEAVDKRKGSLTKVKVEEGKFTVVQCVICLEEILDGFKVTQMPRSHIYHLHCILSWLEKSNLCPLCRFQMPT; encoded by the coding sequence ATGTGTTACTATGAATGTGAGGCATGGCAGATGGAGGGTGAAGACGGTGAAGTGGTGATGCAAGTAGAAGAAGATTCGTCGCTGTGTCCTGTGTTTTCTATTGAAATCTTCGCTAACATTATATCTGACCATGGAACCATCATTCAACAGCTATTGCTGCCACAGGATCAGTTAACGCAGGCCAGCAGCACATCGTGGTCGGCTATATCTAGCAAGCTTTCGCAAATGGAAATACCCTTTGGCCTTCATGCCAGGGTGATGCTAAAGATCATAGAATGTGCTCGTTCCGCCATGAAGAAAACACAGAACAAGAAGCGCAAGAACATCCCAATTATCGTCACTCTGGGTCCTGCTGCTGCAACACCATCAGAGGACGAAGCCGTCGATAAGCGCAAGGGATCACTGACGAAGGTTAAAGTTGAAGAAGGCAAGTTTACCGTAGTGCAGTGCGTGATTTGTTTGGAAGAGATTTTGGATGGGTTTAAAGTTACTCAAATGCCTCGCTCTCATATATATCATCTACATTGCATCTTAAGCTGGCTGGAGAAGAGTAATCTTTGTCCACTTTGTCGATTTCAGATGCCTACTTGA